One Oryza glaberrima chromosome 11, OglaRS2, whole genome shotgun sequence genomic region harbors:
- the LOC127754984 gene encoding uncharacterized protein LOC127754984 isoform X1, protein MMQDASSPLPVLSSAYQPLPWLYLGFLAIWAASGFCWASSSWRSRHFQQVNNLQWILALVPLIKALQMGLSFLFWYSCVHLQTCSLWMSFGVYVTGNLFQTASFVSFMLISHGYCIMCERLSIRERRITACLGCLLYLSLIGYKAAVPYFTVFLLINYFMSFYIIFRRTSQNLLLLREQLNFIEEEDIHSLHGALNTKYTMFKRFQGTMQVALVAFIMVYMRADDTPDNYWFRVLVREWVQFCIFMYIGWNFRIPEASLHLPIVPLMKSTWEIAMPPIYSVEMDAADFKGLVSDHWHVGVRTSHNNSGCPSQPLLVLVQNPSPKVSTAATASRL, encoded by the exons atgatGCAGGACGCTTCGTCTCCTCTCCCGGTGTTGAGCAGCGCCTATCAGCCTCTGCCGTGGCTGTACCTCGGGTTCTTGGCGATATGGGCGGCCTCCGGCTTCTGCTGGGCCTCCAGCTCCTGGAGGAGTCGGCATTTCCAG CAGGTAAATAACCTTCAGTGGATCCTGGCTTTGGTGCCCTTGATCAAAGCCCTCCAAATGGGGCTCTCATTTCTGTTCTG GTACTCGTGCGTGCACCTTCAGACATGCTCGCTGTGGATGTCATTTGGCGTGTACGTTACGGGGAATCTCTTCCAGACGGCTTCCTTCGTTTCGTTCATGCTCATATCACACGGTTACTGCATCATGTGCGAGCGCCTCTCGATCAGGGAGAGGCGCATAACCGCTTGTTTGGGATGCCTTCTCTACCTCAGTCTAATCGGTTACAAAGCTGCAGTTCCTTATTTCACA GTCTTTCTTCTTATCAACTACTTTATGTCATTTTACATCATATTTCGCCGCACATCCCAAAACCTCTTGCTTCTAAGGGAACAACTGAATTTCATAGAGGAGGAAGACATCCATTCACTACATGGGGCACTGAACACAAAGTACACAATGTTCAA GAGATTTCAAGGTACAATGCAGGTTGCACTGGTGGCATTCATCATG GTGTACATGAGGGCTGATGATACACCAGATAACTACTGGTTTCGTGTATTGGTGCGTGAATGGGTACAGTTTTGCATATTCATGTATATTGG GTGGAATTTCAGGATACCTGAAGCATCACTCCATCTTCCAATTGTACCCCTTATGAAATCAACTTGGGAGATTGCTATGCCTCCTATTTACAGTGTG GAAATGGATGCAGCCGATTTCAAAGGCCTCGTATCAGACCATTGGCACGTCGGGGTG AGAACTTCTCATAACAACTCAGGTTGTCCTTCACAGCCATTGCTGGTGCTAGTTCAGAATCCTAGTCCAAAGGTTTCCACTGCAGCCACAGCTTCGAGGTTATAG
- the LOC127754984 gene encoding uncharacterized protein LOC127754984 isoform X2 yields MMQDASSPLPVLSSAYQPLPWLYLGFLAIWAASGFCWASSSWRSRHFQVNNLQWILALVPLIKALQMGLSFLFWYSCVHLQTCSLWMSFGVYVTGNLFQTASFVSFMLISHGYCIMCERLSIRERRITACLGCLLYLSLIGYKAAVPYFTVFLLINYFMSFYIIFRRTSQNLLLLREQLNFIEEEDIHSLHGALNTKYTMFKRFQGTMQVALVAFIMVYMRADDTPDNYWFRVLVREWVQFCIFMYIGWNFRIPEASLHLPIVPLMKSTWEIAMPPIYSVEMDAADFKGLVSDHWHVGVRTSHNNSGCPSQPLLVLVQNPSPKVSTAATASRL; encoded by the exons atgatGCAGGACGCTTCGTCTCCTCTCCCGGTGTTGAGCAGCGCCTATCAGCCTCTGCCGTGGCTGTACCTCGGGTTCTTGGCGATATGGGCGGCCTCCGGCTTCTGCTGGGCCTCCAGCTCCTGGAGGAGTCGGCATTTCCAG GTAAATAACCTTCAGTGGATCCTGGCTTTGGTGCCCTTGATCAAAGCCCTCCAAATGGGGCTCTCATTTCTGTTCTG GTACTCGTGCGTGCACCTTCAGACATGCTCGCTGTGGATGTCATTTGGCGTGTACGTTACGGGGAATCTCTTCCAGACGGCTTCCTTCGTTTCGTTCATGCTCATATCACACGGTTACTGCATCATGTGCGAGCGCCTCTCGATCAGGGAGAGGCGCATAACCGCTTGTTTGGGATGCCTTCTCTACCTCAGTCTAATCGGTTACAAAGCTGCAGTTCCTTATTTCACA GTCTTTCTTCTTATCAACTACTTTATGTCATTTTACATCATATTTCGCCGCACATCCCAAAACCTCTTGCTTCTAAGGGAACAACTGAATTTCATAGAGGAGGAAGACATCCATTCACTACATGGGGCACTGAACACAAAGTACACAATGTTCAA GAGATTTCAAGGTACAATGCAGGTTGCACTGGTGGCATTCATCATG GTGTACATGAGGGCTGATGATACACCAGATAACTACTGGTTTCGTGTATTGGTGCGTGAATGGGTACAGTTTTGCATATTCATGTATATTGG GTGGAATTTCAGGATACCTGAAGCATCACTCCATCTTCCAATTGTACCCCTTATGAAATCAACTTGGGAGATTGCTATGCCTCCTATTTACAGTGTG GAAATGGATGCAGCCGATTTCAAAGGCCTCGTATCAGACCATTGGCACGTCGGGGTG AGAACTTCTCATAACAACTCAGGTTGTCCTTCACAGCCATTGCTGGTGCTAGTTCAGAATCCTAGTCCAAAGGTTTCCACTGCAGCCACAGCTTCGAGGTTATAG
- the LOC127754984 gene encoding uncharacterized protein LOC127754984 isoform X3 — translation MGLSFLFWYSCVHLQTCSLWMSFGVYVTGNLFQTASFVSFMLISHGYCIMCERLSIRERRITACLGCLLYLSLIGYKAAVPYFTVFLLINYFMSFYIIFRRTSQNLLLLREQLNFIEEEDIHSLHGALNTKYTMFKRFQGTMQVALVAFIMVYMRADDTPDNYWFRVLVREWVQFCIFMYIGWNFRIPEASLHLPIVPLMKSTWEIAMPPIYSVEMDAADFKGLVSDHWHVGVRTSHNNSGCPSQPLLVLVQNPSPKVSTAATASRL, via the exons ATGGGGCTCTCATTTCTGTTCTG GTACTCGTGCGTGCACCTTCAGACATGCTCGCTGTGGATGTCATTTGGCGTGTACGTTACGGGGAATCTCTTCCAGACGGCTTCCTTCGTTTCGTTCATGCTCATATCACACGGTTACTGCATCATGTGCGAGCGCCTCTCGATCAGGGAGAGGCGCATAACCGCTTGTTTGGGATGCCTTCTCTACCTCAGTCTAATCGGTTACAAAGCTGCAGTTCCTTATTTCACA GTCTTTCTTCTTATCAACTACTTTATGTCATTTTACATCATATTTCGCCGCACATCCCAAAACCTCTTGCTTCTAAGGGAACAACTGAATTTCATAGAGGAGGAAGACATCCATTCACTACATGGGGCACTGAACACAAAGTACACAATGTTCAA GAGATTTCAAGGTACAATGCAGGTTGCACTGGTGGCATTCATCATG GTGTACATGAGGGCTGATGATACACCAGATAACTACTGGTTTCGTGTATTGGTGCGTGAATGGGTACAGTTTTGCATATTCATGTATATTGG GTGGAATTTCAGGATACCTGAAGCATCACTCCATCTTCCAATTGTACCCCTTATGAAATCAACTTGGGAGATTGCTATGCCTCCTATTTACAGTGTG GAAATGGATGCAGCCGATTTCAAAGGCCTCGTATCAGACCATTGGCACGTCGGGGTG AGAACTTCTCATAACAACTCAGGTTGTCCTTCACAGCCATTGCTGGTGCTAGTTCAGAATCCTAGTCCAAAGGTTTCCACTGCAGCCACAGCTTCGAGGTTATAG